One Arthrobacter sp. StoSoilB19 DNA window includes the following coding sequences:
- a CDS encoding DUF817 domain-containing protein — translation MPSPRRGSPPVEQRIDERARRFLATAPAGGGKTRLTEFVVFGLKQGWACIFGAALLAVLMAARIWYPDTAGLARNDFLTIAAVVIQILMVAFKLETLRELRVIVLFHLVGTVMELFKTDVGSWSYDAQGFLRIGAVPLFSGFMYAAVGSYMVRVYRLFDLKFAAYPRRWITAVLAAAIYANFFTHHYIWDLRWVLLAAVVLIYGRCVMHFRVFRREFHMPLPVSFLLVALFIWLAENIATWSGAWLYPSQVDGWHPVGLEKLVAWFLLMIISVVLVAWVYKPQPPVAATGGRREAPSSAVLR, via the coding sequence GTGCCTAGCCCCAGACGCGGTTCACCACCGGTGGAGCAGCGGATCGACGAACGGGCCAGGAGGTTCCTGGCAACTGCTCCGGCCGGCGGCGGCAAAACAAGACTCACTGAGTTCGTGGTCTTTGGCCTCAAGCAGGGCTGGGCCTGCATCTTCGGCGCGGCGCTCCTGGCAGTGCTCATGGCCGCCAGGATCTGGTATCCGGACACTGCCGGCCTGGCGCGCAACGACTTCCTGACGATCGCCGCCGTCGTCATCCAAATCCTGATGGTGGCGTTCAAGCTGGAAACCCTGCGGGAACTGCGGGTCATCGTCCTGTTCCATCTGGTGGGGACCGTCATGGAACTGTTCAAGACGGACGTGGGTTCGTGGTCCTACGATGCCCAAGGCTTCCTGCGCATCGGGGCCGTGCCGCTCTTCAGCGGGTTCATGTATGCCGCCGTGGGCTCGTACATGGTGCGCGTCTACCGGCTGTTCGACCTGAAGTTCGCCGCCTACCCCCGGCGCTGGATCACCGCCGTCCTCGCCGCCGCGATCTACGCCAACTTCTTCACCCACCACTACATCTGGGACCTGCGCTGGGTGCTGCTCGCCGCCGTCGTGCTCATCTACGGCCGGTGCGTCATGCACTTCCGCGTGTTCCGCCGGGAGTTCCACATGCCGCTGCCGGTCTCTTTCCTGCTGGTGGCGCTGTTCATCTGGCTCGCCGAGAACATCGCCACCTGGTCCGGCGCCTGGCTCTACCCCAGCCAGGTGGACGGCTGGCACCCGGTGGGCCTTGAAAAACTCGTGGCTTGGTTCCTGCTAATGATCATCTCTGTGGTGCTGGTGGCCTGGGTGTACAAGCCGCAGCCCCCGGTGGCGGCCACGGGAGGGCGGCGGGAGGCCCCGTCGTCAGCTGTGCTGCGGTAA
- a CDS encoding oxygenase MpaB family protein, protein MVQEFSDYRAEGILLAGAGRAILLQLANPAIGRGVAEHSTFTERPVNRLKGTLTYVYAVVYGNDAQVNEVRRRVNRAHVPVHGTADKTSAGYNAYDPELQLWVVATLYDTALTIIEKIYGPLDDAAADAMYLDYARIGTALQLPPGMWPKDRTEFGRYWAEHVSTLHAEAPGVRVGRGLLFPKHTALWYRAIIPPARFLTAGLLPHQLRKDFGLGWSDRHERRFNRTFRILAVAYPRLPRGIRYWFKNYCLRELDRDLKRNTRPSQRQGISA, encoded by the coding sequence ATGGTGCAGGAATTTTCCGACTACCGGGCGGAAGGCATCCTGCTTGCTGGGGCAGGGCGGGCCATACTGCTGCAGCTTGCCAATCCGGCCATTGGCCGGGGCGTGGCGGAACACAGCACGTTCACTGAGCGCCCCGTCAACAGGCTCAAAGGCACACTGACGTATGTCTACGCGGTCGTCTATGGAAACGACGCCCAGGTTAACGAGGTCCGCCGCAGGGTTAACCGGGCTCATGTTCCGGTGCACGGCACTGCGGACAAAACGTCCGCCGGGTACAACGCCTATGATCCGGAACTGCAGCTCTGGGTGGTAGCCACACTCTACGACACCGCTCTGACCATCATCGAGAAGATCTACGGCCCGCTGGACGATGCAGCTGCCGACGCCATGTACCTGGACTACGCGCGGATCGGCACCGCGCTGCAGCTTCCGCCGGGCATGTGGCCCAAGGACAGGACGGAGTTCGGCCGCTACTGGGCCGAACACGTCTCCACCCTGCACGCGGAGGCCCCCGGGGTCCGCGTTGGACGCGGCCTGCTGTTTCCCAAGCACACAGCCCTGTGGTACCGGGCCATCATCCCCCCTGCCAGGTTCCTCACCGCCGGACTCCTTCCCCACCAGTTGCGGAAAGACTTCGGCCTCGGCTGGAGCGACCGGCACGAACGGCGCTTCAACCGCACCTTTCGCATCCTGGCCGTTGCCTACCCGCGGCTGCCGCGGGGCATCAGGTACTGGTTCAAGAACTACTGCCTGCGCGAACTCGACAGGGACCTGAAGAGGAACACCCGGCCAAGCCAGCGCCAGGGGATCAGTGCCTAG
- the ilvD gene encoding dihydroxy-acid dehydratase yields MPALRSKTVTHGRNMAGARALLRASGVANSDIGKPIIAVANSFTEFVPGHTHLAPVGRIVSDAILAAGAVPREFNTIAVDDGIAMGHSGMLYSLPSRDLIADSVEYMVNAHCADALVCISNCDKITPGMLMAALRLNIPVVFVSGGPMEAGRVTLSDGSVRSLDLVNAIADAVDESISDADINLIEENACPTCGSCSGMFTANSMNCLTEAIGLSLPGNGSVLATHTARKALYEKAGATVVELVKRYYDGDDDSVLPRSIATAKAFDNAMALDISMGGSTNTILHLLAAAQEAGVDYGLAEMDAKSRQVPCLAKVAPNVAKDKTYYMEDVHRAGGIPALLGELNRGGLLHKDVHSVHSDNLDGWLDDWDIRGGKATEEAKALWHAAPGGVRSSTAFSQSNEWTSLDTDAAEGCIRSVEHAYSKDGGLAVLRGNVAVDGAVVKTAGVDESIWTFSGPAVVCESQDEAVEKILNKTVKEGDVVVIRYEGPRGGPGMQEMLYPTSFLKGRGLGKKCALITDGRFSGGTSGLSIGHISPEAASGGAIALVEDGDIISINISQRSMQLEVSDEILAERREKLEVNGGYKPKDRDRQVSAALRAYAAMALSADKGAVRDVSLVER; encoded by the coding sequence ATGCCTGCACTTCGCTCTAAAACAGTCACCCATGGCCGCAACATGGCCGGCGCCCGCGCACTGCTGCGCGCTTCCGGCGTCGCCAACTCGGACATCGGAAAGCCGATCATCGCCGTGGCCAACTCCTTCACCGAGTTCGTCCCCGGCCACACCCACCTCGCCCCCGTGGGCCGGATCGTCTCCGACGCGATCCTCGCCGCCGGCGCCGTGCCGCGCGAGTTCAACACCATCGCCGTGGACGACGGCATCGCCATGGGCCACAGCGGCATGCTCTACTCGCTGCCGTCCCGCGACCTGATCGCCGACTCCGTGGAGTACATGGTCAACGCACACTGCGCCGACGCCCTGGTATGCATCTCCAACTGCGACAAGATCACCCCCGGCATGCTCATGGCCGCGCTGCGCCTGAACATCCCCGTGGTCTTCGTCTCCGGCGGCCCCATGGAAGCAGGGCGCGTGACCCTGTCCGACGGCTCCGTCCGCTCCCTGGACCTGGTGAACGCGATTGCCGATGCCGTGGACGAGTCCATCTCCGATGCCGACATCAACCTCATCGAAGAGAACGCCTGCCCCACCTGCGGCTCCTGCTCCGGCATGTTCACCGCCAACTCAATGAACTGCCTCACCGAGGCCATCGGCCTGTCCCTGCCGGGCAACGGGTCCGTGCTCGCCACCCATACCGCACGCAAGGCCCTGTACGAGAAGGCCGGTGCCACCGTCGTCGAGCTGGTGAAGCGCTACTACGACGGCGACGACGACTCCGTGCTGCCGCGCTCCATCGCCACCGCGAAGGCCTTCGATAACGCCATGGCCCTGGACATCTCCATGGGCGGCTCCACCAACACCATCCTGCACCTGCTGGCCGCCGCCCAGGAGGCCGGCGTGGACTACGGCCTGGCCGAGATGGATGCCAAGTCCCGCCAGGTGCCCTGCCTGGCCAAGGTGGCTCCGAACGTGGCCAAGGACAAGACCTACTACATGGAGGACGTGCACCGCGCCGGCGGCATCCCCGCCCTGCTGGGCGAGCTGAACCGAGGCGGCCTCCTGCACAAGGACGTCCACTCCGTGCACTCCGATAACCTGGACGGCTGGCTGGATGACTGGGACATCCGGGGCGGCAAAGCCACCGAGGAAGCAAAGGCCCTGTGGCACGCCGCTCCCGGCGGCGTCCGTTCCTCCACCGCGTTCTCCCAGTCGAACGAGTGGACCTCCCTGGACACCGACGCCGCAGAAGGCTGCATCCGCTCGGTGGAGCACGCCTACTCCAAGGACGGCGGCCTGGCCGTGCTCCGTGGCAACGTCGCAGTGGACGGCGCCGTGGTGAAGACCGCCGGCGTGGACGAGTCCATCTGGACCTTCTCGGGCCCGGCCGTGGTGTGCGAGTCCCAGGATGAAGCCGTGGAGAAGATCCTGAACAAGACCGTCAAGGAAGGCGACGTGGTGGTCATCCGTTACGAAGGCCCCCGCGGCGGTCCCGGCATGCAGGAAATGCTCTACCCGACGTCGTTCCTCAAGGGCCGCGGCCTGGGCAAGAAGTGCGCCCTCATCACTGATGGCCGTTTCTCCGGCGGCACGTCCGGCCTGTCGATCGGGCACATCTCGCCGGAGGCTGCCTCCGGCGGCGCCATCGCCCTGGTGGAGGACGGTGACATCATCAGCATCAACATCTCGCAGCGTTCCATGCAGCTTGAGGTCTCGGACGAGATCCTGGCCGAACGCCGCGAGAAGCTGGAGGTCAACGGCGGCTACAAGCCCAAGGACCGGGACCGCCAGGTCTCCGCTGCACTGCGCGCCTACGCCGCCATGGCCCTGTCCGCGGACAAGGGCGCAGTACGGGATGTGTCGCTGGTAGAGCGGTAA
- a CDS encoding helix-turn-helix transcriptional regulator, with product MSDPGRRKELGLFLRARRDQALRADYGLPPIGRSRDRGLRREEVAFLSGVSVTWYTWLEQGRDISPSRQVLEAVSRALHLSTTGLGYVLSLGGYASAAPSGPAADTAPPHIQRLLDALDPNPSFALFPDWGVAGWNKAYAALYPNIATVPPADRNLLWLVFTDPYVRDLLPDWDTTSKRFLAEFRAETGQRLGDPDIQYQVERLKEASPEFRQGWDLYDILGFESRERLFHHPAVGVLQLEHHQVSPSDRPDLHIVVYTPAPGSGAAAQMQSLMTTADQS from the coding sequence GTGAGTGATCCCGGACGGCGCAAGGAACTTGGCCTCTTCCTGCGCGCCCGCCGCGACCAGGCGCTGCGGGCCGACTATGGCCTGCCGCCGATCGGCCGCTCGCGCGACCGGGGATTGCGCCGCGAGGAGGTGGCTTTCCTCTCCGGTGTCAGCGTCACCTGGTACACCTGGCTGGAGCAGGGCAGGGACATCAGCCCCTCCCGCCAGGTCCTGGAGGCCGTCAGCCGTGCGCTGCATCTTTCCACCACCGGCCTTGGCTATGTCCTGTCCCTGGGCGGGTATGCGTCCGCGGCGCCCTCGGGCCCCGCCGCCGATACTGCTCCGCCCCACATCCAGCGGCTGCTGGATGCACTTGATCCCAATCCGTCCTTTGCCCTGTTCCCGGACTGGGGCGTAGCCGGCTGGAACAAGGCCTATGCCGCGCTGTACCCCAACATCGCCACCGTGCCCCCGGCGGACCGGAACCTGCTGTGGCTGGTGTTCACCGACCCCTACGTCCGGGACCTGCTCCCGGACTGGGACACCACCAGCAAGCGTTTCCTTGCCGAATTCCGCGCCGAAACCGGACAGCGGCTGGGTGATCCGGACATCCAGTACCAGGTGGAACGGCTCAAGGAGGCAAGCCCCGAGTTCCGCCAGGGCTGGGACCTGTACGACATCCTGGGCTTCGAATCCCGCGAGCGGCTCTTCCACCACCCCGCCGTCGGAGTCCTCCAGCTGGAACACCACCAGGTGTCGCCTTCGGACCGGCCGGACCTGCACATCGTTGTCTACACGCCCGCCCCGGGCAGCGGCGCCGCAGCCCAGATGCAGTCCCTGATGACCACGGCTGACCAGTCGTAA
- a CDS encoding polysaccharide deacetylase has protein sequence MNQPAIADPLHPIIWPDGAKAAASFTFDVDAESCTIAHNPTSTRRMSLMSHQSYGPKIAVPRLLAILARQDIQATFFIPGFTAESYPDVVRQIVDSGHEVAHHGYLHEPMQGIDAATEASYIDRGLEALATVAGVRPVGYRAPWWELNWHSPGLLADRGFLYDSSLLDGDAPYRFAVAADDPRDIVEIPVDWTLDDWEQYAFYPGVTGSGVIESPAKVLEMWTLEAEAHHSQGSCFVLTNHPFISGRPSKAVALEQLIERVKAMDGMWVTTLEQIARHTKETVTEVHTHARIDVPVFPGAGAQFQPALVRQGVLA, from the coding sequence ATGAACCAGCCCGCCATCGCAGACCCGCTGCACCCCATCATCTGGCCCGACGGTGCCAAGGCCGCCGCATCCTTCACCTTCGACGTGGACGCAGAGTCCTGCACCATCGCCCACAACCCCACCAGCACCCGGCGCATGTCCCTGATGAGCCACCAGTCCTACGGCCCCAAAATCGCGGTGCCGCGGCTCCTGGCCATCCTGGCGCGCCAGGACATCCAGGCCACCTTCTTCATCCCGGGCTTCACCGCCGAGTCCTACCCGGACGTGGTGCGGCAGATCGTGGACAGTGGTCATGAAGTGGCGCACCACGGCTACCTGCACGAACCCATGCAGGGCATCGACGCCGCCACCGAGGCAAGCTACATCGACCGGGGCCTTGAGGCCCTGGCCACGGTGGCCGGAGTCCGGCCGGTGGGCTACCGGGCACCGTGGTGGGAGCTGAACTGGCACTCGCCGGGCCTGCTGGCCGACCGCGGCTTCCTCTACGATTCCAGCCTGCTCGACGGCGACGCCCCCTACCGCTTCGCCGTCGCCGCCGATGATCCCCGGGACATTGTGGAGATTCCGGTGGACTGGACCCTTGACGACTGGGAGCAGTACGCTTTCTATCCCGGCGTGACGGGCAGCGGGGTGATCGAGAGCCCGGCCAAGGTCCTGGAGATGTGGACCCTTGAAGCCGAGGCCCACCACTCCCAGGGCAGCTGTTTCGTGCTGACCAACCACCCGTTCATCTCCGGCCGGCCGTCCAAGGCGGTGGCGCTGGAGCAGCTGATCGAGCGGGTTAAGGCGATGGACGGCATGTGGGTAACCACCCTGGAACAGATTGCCCGGCACACCAAGGAAACCGTGACGGAGGTCCACACCCACGCTCGGATCGACGTGCCGGTATTCCCGGGCGCGGGTGCACAGTTCCAGCCCGCCTTGGTGCGGCAGGGGGTGCTGGCCTAG
- a CDS encoding cytosine permease encodes MQEKLSPATHGQPGQATQDHNAVDHEAWLQPIPESARTRKVSGQFWIWAGANLAPINWVLGALGIQLGLGLADTVTVLVLGNLIGMLLFGCFVLLGQKTGATGMVLARAAFGRRGNYLPAAIQALLVIGWCAVNTWIILDLVMALFGTLGWVDPEARNYAWKIGVATFIMALQVAIAWFGYKAIAAFEKWTVPPTILILAVMSAVAWFGMDIDWGYAGPAGAILEGSERIAAMSAVMTAIGIGWGITWFTYAADYSRFVSTSVPKKKVYLASVLGQFIPVVWLGVLGASLATNSGEIDPGKLIVLNFGAMALPVLLMVLHGPIATNILNIYTFSVATQALDISISRRKLNLFVGVFSLAAVVFFIFQEDFAAVLDAWLIGLVAWVAAWGGIMLVHYFWLDKRWPGEPERLFDAVGTKRLPGVNWAGVISLVAGIFATWLFMYGLIPIMQGPIAVALGGWDLSWLAGGLTSAGVYAILGPRQHIRYLALQPRIKEAADSAPGADGKAADSAPALPAL; translated from the coding sequence ATGCAAGAAAAGCTTTCACCAGCCACGCACGGCCAGCCCGGCCAGGCCACGCAGGACCACAACGCCGTGGACCACGAAGCCTGGCTCCAACCCATCCCCGAATCAGCACGCACACGCAAGGTTTCCGGCCAGTTCTGGATCTGGGCGGGCGCCAACCTGGCACCCATCAACTGGGTGCTGGGGGCACTCGGGATCCAGCTGGGACTCGGGTTGGCGGACACCGTCACCGTCCTGGTCCTGGGCAACCTGATCGGCATGCTGCTCTTTGGCTGCTTCGTCCTCCTGGGCCAGAAGACCGGCGCCACTGGCATGGTCCTGGCCCGCGCCGCATTCGGACGGCGCGGCAATTACCTCCCGGCCGCCATCCAGGCCCTCCTGGTCATCGGCTGGTGCGCGGTGAACACCTGGATCATCCTGGACCTGGTCATGGCGCTCTTCGGAACCCTTGGGTGGGTTGACCCGGAAGCCCGCAACTACGCCTGGAAGATCGGCGTCGCCACCTTCATCATGGCCCTGCAGGTAGCCATCGCCTGGTTCGGCTACAAGGCCATCGCGGCCTTCGAAAAATGGACCGTACCGCCCACCATCCTCATCCTGGCCGTCATGTCGGCCGTCGCCTGGTTCGGCATGGACATCGACTGGGGCTACGCCGGACCGGCCGGCGCCATCCTGGAAGGCTCGGAGCGGATCGCCGCCATGAGCGCCGTCATGACCGCCATCGGCATCGGCTGGGGCATCACCTGGTTCACCTACGCCGCGGACTACTCCCGGTTCGTCAGCACCAGCGTCCCCAAGAAGAAGGTCTACCTCGCCTCGGTCCTTGGCCAGTTCATCCCGGTGGTCTGGCTGGGTGTCCTGGGCGCCAGCCTGGCCACCAACTCCGGGGAGATCGACCCCGGCAAGCTGATCGTCCTCAACTTCGGCGCCATGGCGCTGCCGGTGCTGCTCATGGTGCTCCACGGCCCCATCGCCACCAACATCCTCAACATCTATACGTTCTCCGTCGCAACCCAGGCACTGGATATCTCCATCAGCCGCCGCAAGCTCAACCTGTTCGTCGGCGTCTTCTCGCTGGCCGCCGTCGTCTTCTTCATCTTCCAGGAGGACTTCGCCGCGGTACTCGACGCCTGGCTGATTGGCCTGGTGGCCTGGGTGGCCGCCTGGGGCGGCATCATGCTGGTGCACTACTTCTGGCTGGACAAGCGCTGGCCGGGCGAGCCGGAGCGCCTGTTCGACGCCGTGGGCACCAAGCGGCTGCCCGGCGTCAACTGGGCCGGTGTCATCTCCCTGGTGGCCGGGATTTTCGCAACGTGGCTCTTCATGTACGGCCTGATCCCCATCATGCAGGGCCCCATCGCGGTGGCGCTGGGCGGCTGGGACCTGTCCTGGCTGGCCGGTGGACTGACCAGCGCCGGGGTGTACGCCATCCTCGGGCCGCGGCAGCACATCCGCTACCTGGCCCTGCAGCCCCGCATCAAGGAGGCGGCGGACAGCGCCCCTGGAGCGGACGGCAAGGCAGCGGACAGCGCGCCCGCCCTTCCCGCCCTCTAA